The DNA window CTCGTATTGCGGAAAAACCATTCTGAAATGGTGGGCCGTGCGGGATTCGAACCTGCGACCAATTGATTAAAAGTCAACTGCTCTACCAACTGAGCTAACGGCCCACAGCAGTGGTGGGTGATGACGGGCTCGAACCGCCGACCCCCTCCGTGTAAAGGAGATGCTCTACCAACTGAGCTAATCACCCACTAGTGTGGTTACTGCTACTACTTCAGAAATTGGTGGGTCGTGCGGGATTCGAACCTGCGACCAATTGATTAAAAGTCAACTGCTCTACCAACTGAGCTAACGACCCAATTTCCTTGCTGCTTTAACATCTTGCAAGATGTCTTGGCAACGGCGGCATATATTACTAATTTATCTTGGCAGCGCAACCTAAATTTATAAACAACAGGTTCAACTGCTTGTTCTTCACACGAATGAGCCCAGAAATCGGTCAAATCGACTAACTTCTGGGCTCATTTTTTTACTGACTAACCTGCTACTCGACTTTTCGCCTGTTTGGCCGCAGCACTGGTTGGGTATTGTTTAATCACCTGCTGGAACACGGCTTTGGCTTTATCGGCCTGCCCTTTTTCCTGCATGATGATACCTACCTTGTACATTGCGTCCGGTGCCTTAGGTGATTTTGCGTAATTCTTCACCACCACCGCATAATAGTAAGCCGCATCATCTTTCTTACCCTTGTTGTAGAACAACTGGCCGAGCCAATAGTTGGCGTTGGGCTGGTAAGTTGATTTTGGGTACTGTTTTACGAAGGACTGAAAAGCGGAAATAGCCTGGTCATACTGTTTTTTTTCCAGCGCCAATGAAACAGCGGCGTTGTAGTCGCTGTTTTCATCACCCGTACTGGCCGGCGCTGCGGCTGTAGCGCCCGCAGAGGCGCTCTCAGCGCCGTCAGTGGACGCAGCCGCTGCTGCCCCACCTGCGGCACCCGCTGCAGCAGCGGAGCTCTGAGCGCCGCCCTGGCTGATGCTATCCATCTGTTGATAGATCTGCTTTTGGCGTTCAACAACCTGATTCAGTTGATATTGGTTTTCCTGGATTTGCCCGCGGAGAGAGTCAATATCGCGCTGGTTGTCAGAGAGTTGTTGCTGGAGTTGGTTTAAAAGCTGGCCCTGAGCATTGCTGATGCGCTCAAGTGAGGTGACACGGTCTTCGACCGAGCCGGAGCCGACATTACTGATTGGCGCTTGGGCAGTAGCGGCCCATGGGACCGCTACGCCAACCAGTAACGACAGACTCAACAAGTGACGTCTGAAGTTACTGTTCATGCGATTCTCTTAGTAAACCAGAACTGCACGACGGTTTTTAGCATAAGCCGCTTCGTCGTGGCCCAGTACTGCTGGTTTTTCTTTACCGTAAGAAACGATAGAGATCTGGTCAGCAGAAA is part of the Serratia quinivorans genome and encodes:
- the ybgF gene encoding tol-pal system protein YbgF, which translates into the protein MNSNFRRHLLSLSLLVGVAVPWAATAQAPISNVGSGSVEDRVTSLERISNAQGQLLNQLQQQLSDNQRDIDSLRGQIQENQYQLNQVVERQKQIYQQMDSISQGGAQSSAAAAGAAGGAAAAASTDGAESASAGATAAAPASTGDENSDYNAAVSLALEKKQYDQAISAFQSFVKQYPKSTYQPNANYWLGQLFYNKGKKDDAAYYYAVVVKNYAKSPKAPDAMYKVGIIMQEKGQADKAKAVFQQVIKQYPTSAAAKQAKSRVAG